Proteins encoded by one window of Myxococcales bacterium:
- the nifJ gene encoding pyruvate:ferredoxin (flavodoxin) oxidoreductase, whose protein sequence is MTSPTPEQTPADTVTLEGNEAVAHVAYRVSEVCAIYPITPSSTMAELADQWSAEERPNVWGSVPSVVEMQSEGGAAGAVHGALQSGALTTTFTASQGLLLMIPNMYKIAGELTPAVFHVAARAIAAQGLSIFGDHSDVAAVRATGFAQLASSSVQEAHDLAAVAHAATLRARVPFVHFFDGFRTSHEISKVSLLSDDDLRAVVDPALVRAHRARALSPDTPFVRGTAQNPDVYFQGRETVTPYYDRLPTIVAETMAALGERTGRRYSLFEYQGHPEAERVAVLMGSAAETFRETALHLASGGDRCGVVHVRLCLPFSAPHFLAALPPTVRAIAVLDRTKAPGSTGEPLYADVVTTLAEASARGALPFAMPRIVGGRYGLGSKELTPAMAKAVLDTLRAPTPKHPFTIGIDDDVSHTSLAYDETFELEHDDVVRAVFYGLGADGTVGANKNSIKIIGENTALHAQGYFVYDSKKSGSRTVSHLRFGPRPIRAPYLIRSPSFVACHSWGFVERTDLLENAQRGATLLLNSPHPPDEVWAHLPRRLRAQIVERGAALYVIDANRTAREAGMGALTNTIMQTCFFALSRVLPRDEAIAKIKEAAAKTYAKKGREAVRRNVEAIDRTLAALSRVAVPEALADEPTRVRLPLVPDTAPDFVRRVTATMMAGRGDSLPVSALPADGTYPSGTTRWEKRNVSDSVAKWEPDLCVQCGNCAFVCPHSVIRAKFYPAAALADAPATFRSAPISARGFPETRYTLEVYVEDCTGCGLCVEACPARSLLVSGARAIGMTDKAPLLDAARENITFFESLPVNDRARVDFSSVRGAQFLEPLFEFSGACAGCGETPYLKLLSQLFGDRLLVANATGCSSIYGGNLPTTPWTTNADGRGPAWSNSLFEDNAEFGLGFRLAGDAHLATALRLLRSLAATLGDDLVHDLASAPQRTESELRLQRERVAAAKAKLLALDSEPARELLSVIGHLVRRSVWIVGGDGWAYDIGSSGVDHVLASGRDVNVLVLDTEVYSNTGGQMSKATPLGAVAKFAAGGKQSVKKDLALQAISYGNVYVARVAMGGNPQHTLLALREAEAYPGPSLVLAYSHCIAHGIDMSRGLEQQDLAVSSGHWPLLRYNPALRDTDRNPFVLDSPRPRVPLAEYARRELRYTMLARAHPEESARLLALAQEIVNQKWETYEEMASRAGSHFHPVQPFDPHHAGARRRP, encoded by the coding sequence ATGACGTCGCCGACCCCCGAACAGACGCCCGCCGACACGGTGACGCTAGAGGGCAACGAGGCGGTGGCGCACGTCGCCTACCGAGTGAGCGAGGTATGCGCCATCTACCCCATCACGCCCTCGTCGACGATGGCCGAGCTGGCCGACCAGTGGTCCGCCGAGGAGCGCCCCAACGTGTGGGGCAGCGTGCCCTCGGTGGTCGAGATGCAGAGCGAGGGGGGGGCGGCCGGCGCCGTGCACGGCGCCCTCCAGAGCGGCGCGCTCACCACGACGTTCACCGCGTCGCAAGGGCTGCTCCTCATGATCCCGAACATGTACAAGATCGCCGGCGAGCTCACGCCCGCCGTCTTTCACGTGGCAGCGCGCGCCATCGCCGCGCAGGGGCTCTCGATCTTCGGTGATCACTCCGACGTGGCGGCCGTGCGCGCTACGGGTTTCGCCCAGCTCGCGTCGAGCTCCGTCCAGGAGGCGCACGATCTCGCCGCCGTGGCGCACGCCGCGACCCTCCGCGCGCGCGTCCCGTTCGTTCATTTCTTCGACGGTTTCCGCACCTCGCACGAGATTTCCAAGGTCTCGCTCCTCTCCGACGACGATCTCCGCGCGGTGGTCGATCCCGCGCTCGTGCGCGCCCACCGCGCCCGCGCGCTCTCGCCCGACACGCCGTTCGTGAGGGGCACGGCGCAGAACCCGGACGTGTATTTCCAGGGGCGCGAGACGGTCACTCCCTACTACGACCGACTGCCCACGATCGTCGCCGAGACGATGGCGGCGCTCGGCGAGCGCACCGGACGCCGCTACTCGCTGTTCGAGTATCAGGGCCACCCGGAGGCCGAGCGGGTCGCGGTGCTCATGGGATCCGCCGCCGAGACCTTCCGAGAGACCGCGCTCCACCTCGCGAGCGGGGGCGACCGCTGCGGCGTCGTGCACGTGCGCCTCTGCCTGCCCTTCTCCGCGCCCCACTTCCTCGCCGCGCTGCCGCCGACGGTGCGCGCGATCGCCGTGCTCGACCGGACGAAGGCCCCGGGCTCCACGGGCGAGCCGCTCTACGCCGACGTGGTGACGACGCTCGCCGAGGCCTCGGCCCGCGGGGCGCTCCCCTTCGCGATGCCGCGCATCGTGGGCGGTCGCTACGGCTTGGGCTCGAAGGAGCTCACGCCTGCGATGGCCAAGGCCGTGCTGGACACCCTGCGCGCTCCTACGCCCAAGCACCCCTTCACGATAGGCATCGACGACGACGTCAGCCACACGAGCCTCGCGTACGACGAGACGTTCGAGCTGGAGCACGACGACGTGGTACGCGCCGTATTCTACGGCCTTGGCGCCGACGGCACGGTCGGCGCCAACAAGAACAGCATCAAGATCATCGGCGAGAATACCGCCCTCCACGCGCAGGGATACTTCGTCTACGACTCCAAGAAGTCGGGTTCTCGTACGGTGTCGCATCTGCGCTTCGGGCCTCGGCCCATCCGCGCGCCCTACCTGATTCGCTCGCCGAGCTTCGTCGCCTGTCACTCGTGGGGTTTCGTCGAGCGAACGGACCTACTCGAGAATGCGCAGCGCGGCGCGACGCTCCTCCTGAACTCGCCCCATCCGCCCGATGAGGTGTGGGCGCACCTCCCTCGGCGGCTCCGCGCGCAGATCGTGGAGCGGGGCGCCGCGCTCTACGTCATCGACGCCAATCGCACGGCGCGCGAGGCAGGGATGGGGGCCCTCACCAACACCATCATGCAGACCTGCTTCTTCGCGCTCTCGCGGGTGCTCCCGCGCGACGAGGCGATCGCCAAGATCAAGGAGGCGGCCGCGAAGACCTACGCGAAGAAGGGCCGCGAGGCAGTGCGGCGCAACGTGGAGGCGATCGATCGCACCCTCGCCGCGCTCTCGCGGGTCGCCGTGCCCGAGGCGCTCGCCGACGAGCCCACGCGCGTGCGGCTGCCGCTCGTGCCCGACACTGCGCCGGACTTCGTGCGGCGCGTCACCGCGACGATGATGGCGGGGCGCGGTGACTCCCTCCCCGTCTCCGCGCTGCCGGCCGACGGCACCTATCCCTCAGGCACCACGCGCTGGGAGAAGCGGAACGTCTCTGACTCGGTCGCCAAGTGGGAGCCCGACCTGTGCGTGCAGTGCGGCAACTGCGCGTTCGTGTGCCCACACTCGGTGATCCGCGCGAAGTTCTACCCTGCGGCGGCCCTCGCCGACGCCCCGGCCACCTTCCGCTCGGCGCCCATCAGCGCGCGCGGCTTCCCCGAGACCCGCTACACGCTCGAGGTGTACGTGGAGGACTGCACGGGGTGCGGGTTGTGTGTCGAGGCGTGCCCGGCGCGGAGCCTCCTCGTGAGCGGCGCGCGGGCGATCGGGATGACCGACAAGGCGCCGCTGCTCGACGCGGCGCGCGAGAACATCACCTTCTTCGAATCGCTGCCCGTCAACGATCGCGCTCGCGTCGACTTCTCGTCGGTCCGGGGAGCGCAGTTCCTGGAGCCGCTCTTCGAGTTCTCGGGCGCGTGCGCCGGCTGCGGCGAGACACCCTACTTGAAGCTCCTCTCGCAGCTCTTCGGCGACCGCCTGCTCGTGGCCAACGCCACGGGATGCTCGTCGATCTACGGTGGGAATCTGCCGACGACCCCGTGGACCACGAACGCAGACGGTCGCGGACCGGCGTGGTCGAACTCGCTCTTCGAGGACAACGCCGAGTTCGGCCTCGGGTTCCGGCTCGCCGGCGACGCTCACCTCGCCACGGCCCTGCGGCTCTTGCGGTCCCTCGCCGCGACGCTCGGCGACGACCTCGTCCACGACCTCGCCTCGGCGCCCCAACGCACCGAGTCCGAGCTCCGCCTCCAGCGCGAGCGGGTGGCCGCGGCGAAGGCCAAGCTGCTCGCGTTGGACTCGGAGCCGGCCCGCGAGCTGCTCTCGGTGATAGGCCACCTCGTGCGGCGCAGCGTGTGGATCGTGGGCGGCGATGGGTGGGCCTACGACATCGGCTCGTCCGGGGTCGACCACGTGCTCGCGAGCGGGCGCGACGTGAACGTGCTCGTGCTCGACACCGAGGTGTACTCGAACACCGGCGGGCAAATGTCGAAGGCCACGCCCCTCGGCGCGGTCGCCAAGTTCGCCGCCGGTGGCAAGCAGTCGGTGAAGAAGGACCTGGCGCTCCAGGCCATCTCCTACGGAAACGTGTATGTTGCACGCGTAGCGATGGGAGGGAACCCTCAGCACACCCTCCTCGCCCTCCGCGAGGCGGAGGCCTACCCCGGGCCGTCGCTCGTGCTCGCCTACAGCCACTGCATCGCCCACGGAATCGACATGTCGCGAGGCCTCGAGCAGCAAGACCTCGCCGTCAGCAGCGGTCACTGGCCGCTGCTCCGGTACAATCCGGCGCTGCGCGACACCGACCGGAACCCCTTCGTGCTCGACTCGCCGCGCCCGCGCGTCCCGCTCGCGGAGTACGCCCGGCGAGAGCTCCGCTACACGATGCTCGCGCGCGCCCACCCCGAGGAGAGCGCGCGCCTCCTGGCGCTGGCGCAGGAGATCGTCAACCAGAAGTGGGAGACCTACGAGGAGATGGCGAGCCGCGCCGGCAGCCATTTCCACCCTGTGCAGCCATTCGACCCTCACCACGCTGGCGCCCGGAGGCGACCGTGA
- a CDS encoding NAD(P)-binding protein: MTMPPSPLRKDHTHPADLSGHARGTGATRTQRPRYVDRLPPCNAACPAGEDIQGWLGLAQAGHFEAAWRVLVRDNPLPAVHGRVCYHPCESACNRAEVDAAVSVHAVERFLGDRAIAKGWKLDPPPPPPPGSARRRVLVVGAGPSGLSAAYHLARMGHEVEVRDGAPVAGGMLQYGIPAYRLPRAELAAEVRRIEELGVRFVLGARVDDVAAARARGRFDAVFVAVGAHLSKRVDLPSRDAGKVLDAVTYLHDASEGRAPTLGRRVAVYGGGNTAMDAARTARRLGAEEALIIYRRDLAHMPAHPSEAAEATTEGVKIHWLRTIHAIEGAQIHVERMALDARGVPQPTGELETLEADALILALGQDSESACLSGLPAVLRKPDGTVQVDSAMMTGEPGVFAGGDMVPSERTVTVAVGHGKRAAKHIDAFLRGTTHSPPPKHPGVTADKLHTWFSTDADARRERALSADERLRAAYAFEEVVSGLGEPEARFEAARCFSCGNCFECDGCYAACPEQAIVKLGVGRRYRFDFERCTGCAVCFEQCPCHAIELIAEEGA, translated from the coding sequence ATGACCATGCCTCCCTCGCCACTTCGGAAGGACCACACCCACCCGGCCGATCTGTCCGGCCACGCCCGCGGGACGGGCGCCACGCGGACCCAGCGGCCTCGCTACGTCGATCGGCTGCCGCCCTGCAACGCGGCCTGCCCGGCCGGCGAGGACATCCAGGGCTGGCTCGGGCTCGCGCAAGCGGGGCACTTCGAGGCGGCGTGGCGCGTGCTCGTCCGCGACAACCCCCTCCCCGCCGTGCACGGCCGCGTCTGCTATCACCCCTGCGAGAGCGCCTGCAATCGCGCGGAGGTCGACGCGGCGGTGAGCGTGCACGCGGTCGAGCGCTTCCTTGGGGACCGCGCGATCGCCAAGGGCTGGAAGCTCGACCCGCCGCCGCCGCCGCCGCCCGGGTCGGCGCGGCGGCGCGTGCTGGTGGTTGGCGCGGGCCCGAGCGGGCTCTCCGCGGCGTACCACCTCGCGCGAATGGGCCACGAGGTCGAGGTGCGCGACGGTGCCCCCGTGGCCGGCGGCATGCTCCAATACGGCATCCCCGCGTACCGACTGCCCCGCGCGGAGCTCGCGGCCGAGGTGCGGCGAATCGAGGAGCTCGGCGTCCGCTTCGTGCTCGGCGCGCGGGTCGACGACGTCGCCGCAGCCCGCGCGCGAGGGCGCTTCGACGCGGTCTTCGTCGCCGTGGGCGCGCACCTCAGCAAGCGCGTCGACCTCCCGTCGCGCGACGCGGGCAAGGTGCTCGACGCGGTGACCTACCTGCACGACGCTTCCGAGGGGCGCGCCCCCACCCTGGGTCGACGCGTCGCGGTGTACGGGGGCGGCAACACCGCGATGGACGCCGCCCGCACCGCGCGGAGGCTCGGCGCCGAGGAGGCGCTCATCATCTATCGCCGTGACCTCGCGCACATGCCCGCGCACCCCTCCGAGGCGGCAGAGGCGACGACCGAGGGAGTCAAGATCCACTGGCTACGAACCATCCACGCCATCGAGGGCGCGCAGATACATGTAGAGCGCATGGCGCTCGACGCCCGGGGCGTGCCCCAGCCCACGGGCGAGCTCGAGACACTGGAGGCCGACGCGCTGATCCTCGCGCTCGGCCAGGACTCCGAGAGCGCCTGCCTCTCCGGGCTCCCCGCGGTGCTCCGCAAGCCCGACGGCACGGTGCAGGTCGACAGCGCGATGATGACCGGCGAGCCCGGGGTGTTCGCCGGCGGCGACATGGTGCCGAGCGAGCGCACCGTCACGGTCGCCGTGGGGCACGGCAAGCGGGCCGCGAAGCATATCGACGCCTTCCTACGGGGGACCACTCACTCCCCACCGCCGAAGCACCCCGGCGTCACGGCCGACAAGCTGCACACCTGGTTTTCGACCGACGCCGACGCGCGGCGCGAGCGAGCGCTGTCAGCTGACGAGCGCCTCCGCGCGGCCTACGCGTTCGAGGAGGTGGTGTCGGGCCTGGGCGAGCCAGAGGCGCGCTTCGAGGCCGCGCGCTGCTTCTCCTGTGGCAACTGCTTCGAGTGCGACGGGTGCTACGCCGCGTGCCCCGAGCAGGCCATCGTGAAGCTGGGGGTGGGCCGCCGCTACCGCTTCGATTTCGAGCGATGCACGGGGTGCGCCGTGTGTTTCGAACAGTGCCCATGCCACGCGATCGAGCTCATCGCCGAAGAGGGAGCGTGA
- a CDS encoding aminotransferase class V-fold PLP-dependent enzyme, producing the protein MSDSSARLIETIRRSIIGDDRVLDGPYGPRRLTYADYTASGRSLGFIEDFIRDEVMPLYANTHTETSGTGRQTTRFREDARAIIAAATGCTDEDCVIFCGSGATAAINKMIDVLNLRLPADLDARYAFRAQIPTDERPVVFIGPYEHHSNELPWRESIAEVVTIDEDADGHVDLKTLEAQLVRFASRPLKIGSFSAASNVTGIGTNTREVASLLHKHGALSFWDFAAAAPYVRIEMNMADDQPDGHLIYKDAIFVSPHKFIGGPGTPGLLIAKKRLFKNRVPTQPGGGTVAFVTSDEHEYHADPVHREEGGTPAIVEAIRAGLVFQLKEAVGWEAIRHREETFVARAIAHWRAHPNVRVLGNLSAWRLSIVSFMIRHKDGYLHHNFVVALLNDLLGVQARGGCSCAGPYGHRLLGIDSGTSRRFQCAILAGLEGVKPGWVRINFNYFISEPVFEFLLDAIAFVAEHGWKLVPHYRFCPKTGQWVHRKGRPAPVLSLRDLAYQGGHLTYRAQRATEPEWALRAYLAEAQRVVAEVEREADRLEIEDPIMPADAEPLRWFPLPSDIKRELVGEPEGPISMRLRA; encoded by the coding sequence ATGTCCGATAGCAGCGCGCGCCTCATCGAGACCATCCGCCGATCGATCATCGGCGACGACCGCGTGCTCGACGGCCCCTACGGCCCCCGCCGGCTCACCTACGCGGACTACACGGCCTCGGGTCGCTCGCTCGGCTTCATCGAGGACTTCATCCGCGACGAGGTGATGCCCCTCTACGCGAACACGCACACCGAGACCTCGGGCACGGGGCGCCAGACCACCCGCTTCCGGGAGGACGCGCGCGCGATCATCGCCGCGGCGACCGGCTGCACCGACGAGGACTGCGTGATCTTCTGCGGCTCGGGGGCCACGGCCGCGATCAACAAGATGATCGACGTGCTCAATCTCCGGCTCCCCGCCGATCTCGACGCGCGCTACGCCTTCCGCGCGCAGATCCCCACGGACGAGCGGCCCGTGGTGTTCATCGGCCCCTACGAACACCACAGCAACGAGCTGCCCTGGCGCGAGTCGATCGCGGAGGTCGTCACGATCGACGAGGACGCCGACGGCCACGTCGACCTCAAGACCCTCGAGGCTCAGCTGGTTCGCTTCGCCAGCCGACCGCTCAAGATCGGCAGCTTCTCGGCCGCCTCCAACGTGACGGGCATCGGCACCAACACCCGCGAGGTCGCCTCGCTGCTCCACAAGCACGGCGCACTGTCGTTCTGGGACTTCGCGGCCGCGGCGCCCTACGTGCGCATCGAGATGAACATGGCCGACGACCAACCGGACGGCCACCTCATCTACAAGGACGCCATCTTCGTGTCGCCGCACAAGTTCATCGGTGGCCCGGGGACCCCCGGCCTGCTCATCGCGAAGAAGCGGCTGTTCAAGAACCGCGTGCCCACCCAACCGGGCGGCGGCACCGTCGCGTTCGTCACCTCCGATGAGCACGAGTACCACGCCGATCCGGTGCACCGCGAAGAGGGCGGGACCCCGGCCATCGTCGAGGCCATCCGGGCCGGGCTCGTGTTCCAGCTCAAGGAGGCGGTCGGCTGGGAGGCCATTCGCCACCGCGAGGAGACCTTCGTCGCGCGCGCCATCGCGCACTGGCGAGCCCACCCGAACGTACGCGTGCTCGGCAACCTGAGCGCGTGGCGGCTCTCGATCGTGAGCTTCATGATTCGTCACAAGGACGGGTATCTCCACCACAATTTCGTGGTGGCGCTCCTGAACGATCTCCTCGGCGTGCAGGCGCGGGGCGGGTGCTCCTGCGCCGGCCCCTACGGGCACCGCCTGCTCGGGATCGACTCGGGCACGTCGCGCCGGTTCCAGTGCGCGATCCTCGCTGGACTCGAGGGCGTGAAGCCGGGCTGGGTGCGGATAAACTTCAACTACTTCATCTCCGAGCCCGTGTTCGAGTTCCTGCTCGACGCCATCGCCTTCGTCGCCGAGCACGGCTGGAAGCTCGTGCCGCACTACCGCTTCTGCCCGAAGACCGGGCAGTGGGTGCACCGCAAGGGCCGCCCCGCGCCGGTGCTCAGCCTGCGCGACCTCGCATACCAAGGGGGGCACCTGACGTACCGGGCCCAGCGCGCCACCGAGCCCGAGTGGGCCCTGCGAGCCTACTTGGCGGAGGCCCAGCGTGTGGTGGCCGAGGTCGAGCGCGAGGCGGACCGCCTCGAGATCGAAGACCCGATCATGCCCGCTGACGCCGAGCCGCTCCGCTGGTTCCCGCTGCCGAGCGACATCAAGCGCGAGCTGGTCGGGGAGCCCGAGGGTCCCATCTCGATGCGGCTCCGCGCGTAG
- a CDS encoding CBS domain-containing protein, which produces MSSIARFRRTVVTAEETDSIIGVARRMRDEKIGCVVVIREGLPVGILTDRDVALRVVAEGREPAKTRVSDVLTYGPATVSETDELETAVLRMRERGVRRLPIVDKEGRVTGIVTADDVMVLLGRELGAIGEVIEDGANADESR; this is translated from the coding sequence ATGTCGTCGATCGCCCGCTTCCGCCGCACCGTCGTCACCGCCGAGGAGACCGACTCCATCATCGGAGTGGCGCGGCGCATGCGCGACGAGAAGATCGGCTGCGTGGTGGTGATCCGCGAGGGGCTACCCGTCGGCATCCTCACCGACCGCGACGTGGCGCTGCGCGTCGTCGCCGAGGGGCGCGAACCAGCCAAGACCCGCGTGTCCGACGTGCTCACCTACGGCCCCGCCACGGTCTCCGAGACCGACGAGCTCGAGACCGCGGTCCTCCGCATGCGCGAGCGCGGCGTGAGGCGCCTGCCGATCGTCGACAAGGAAGGGCGCGTCACCGGCATTGTCACCGCCGACGACGTGATGGTGCTCCTCGGCCGCGAGCTCGGGGCGATAGGCGAGGTGATCGAAGACGGTGCGAACGCCGACGAGAGCCGTTAA
- a CDS encoding YgiQ family radical SAM protein — protein MTSPTLVTLGKKRPQDTAPRFLPTTRADLDARGWDALDVLIVTGDAYVDHPAFGPVLIARFLEGRGFRVGVVAQPRWDSPDDIARMGRPRLFVGVAAGNLDSMLNRLTAQKKTRGEDQYTPGGKTEARPNRATLVYSNLCRQAFPGLPIVLGGIEASLRRIAHYDYWSDQVRRSVLLDAKADLLVFGMGERPAWEIARRLQAGEPVSALTDVRGTAHVKKNRREWEPLLADVSRYTTDGKLLVLPSYEEARDDKAAFARMSRLLQYETNPRNGRPMLQPHGDQAVYFNSPAAPLTEAEMDGLYDLPFARLPHPSYTERIPAYETVKHSIVTMRGCFGGCTFCSITEHEGRVIQSRSEESVLREVRALSRMDGYRGVLSDVGGPTANMYKMSCKDEKTEASCRRLSCVYPGICENLVTDHAPLVSLLRKVRAEPTVKKAFIASGVRYDLAERSPEFIRELALHHTGGQLSVAPEHSSDKVLAKMKKPSITSYERFATAFCKASEDAGREQYLVPYFITGHPGSTLADTVELALYLKKHGMRPRQVQDFIPTPMAIATTMFYTGTDPLSGEPVYTATDMREKRMMKALIFYWDEQHWPLAREALVKADRADLIGRAPHCLVPPDYGATASRGPARPATRPCGSSTTTPRRSPTRGGPGAGGGRRGR, from the coding sequence ATGACGTCCCCCACCTTGGTCACCTTGGGCAAGAAGCGCCCCCAAGACACCGCGCCGCGGTTTCTCCCCACGACCCGCGCCGATCTCGACGCCCGCGGGTGGGACGCGCTCGACGTGCTCATCGTCACGGGCGACGCGTACGTGGACCACCCGGCCTTCGGCCCCGTGCTCATCGCGCGCTTCCTGGAGGGCCGCGGCTTCCGCGTGGGCGTGGTCGCGCAGCCGCGGTGGGACTCCCCCGACGACATCGCGCGCATGGGGCGCCCGCGGCTCTTCGTGGGCGTCGCGGCGGGCAACCTCGACTCGATGCTGAACCGTCTCACGGCGCAGAAGAAGACCCGGGGCGAGGACCAATACACTCCAGGCGGCAAGACCGAGGCCCGCCCCAACCGCGCGACCCTCGTGTACTCGAACCTGTGCCGGCAGGCCTTCCCCGGACTGCCCATCGTGCTCGGCGGCATCGAGGCCTCGCTCCGACGAATTGCCCATTACGACTATTGGTCCGACCAGGTGCGCCGCAGCGTGCTCCTCGACGCGAAGGCCGACCTGCTGGTGTTCGGCATGGGAGAGCGCCCAGCGTGGGAGATCGCGCGGAGGCTCCAGGCGGGCGAGCCCGTGTCGGCGCTCACCGACGTGCGGGGCACTGCGCACGTGAAGAAGAACAGACGCGAGTGGGAGCCGCTCCTCGCCGACGTGAGCCGCTACACGACCGACGGGAAGCTCCTCGTGCTGCCCTCCTACGAGGAAGCCCGCGACGACAAGGCCGCGTTCGCGCGCATGTCGCGGCTGCTCCAGTACGAGACCAACCCCCGCAACGGGCGGCCGATGCTCCAGCCGCACGGCGACCAGGCCGTGTACTTCAACTCGCCGGCGGCGCCGCTGACCGAGGCCGAGATGGACGGCCTCTACGACCTGCCCTTCGCGCGGCTCCCCCACCCCTCGTACACCGAGCGCATCCCCGCGTACGAGACCGTGAAGCACTCGATCGTGACCATGCGCGGGTGCTTCGGCGGCTGCACGTTCTGCAGCATCACGGAGCACGAGGGGCGGGTCATCCAGAGCCGTAGCGAAGAGAGCGTGCTGCGCGAGGTGCGCGCCCTCTCGCGCATGGACGGCTACCGAGGCGTGCTCTCCGACGTGGGGGGCCCTACGGCCAACATGTACAAGATGAGCTGCAAGGACGAGAAGACCGAGGCGAGCTGTCGGCGGCTCTCGTGTGTCTACCCGGGCATCTGCGAGAACCTCGTCACCGACCACGCGCCGCTCGTGTCGCTGCTCCGCAAGGTGCGCGCCGAGCCCACGGTGAAGAAGGCCTTCATCGCGAGCGGTGTGCGCTACGATCTCGCGGAGCGAAGCCCCGAGTTCATCCGCGAGCTCGCCCTTCACCACACCGGCGGGCAGCTCTCGGTCGCGCCCGAGCACTCGAGCGACAAGGTGCTCGCGAAGATGAAGAAGCCCTCCATCACGAGCTACGAGCGCTTCGCGACGGCCTTCTGCAAGGCGAGCGAGGACGCCGGAAGAGAGCAGTACCTCGTGCCCTATTTCATCACCGGTCACCCGGGCTCGACGCTGGCGGACACGGTCGAGCTCGCGCTCTATTTGAAGAAGCACGGAATGCGACCGCGCCAGGTGCAAGACTTCATCCCCACGCCGATGGCGATCGCCACTACCATGTTCTACACCGGCACGGATCCGCTCTCGGGCGAGCCCGTGTATACCGCCACCGACATGCGCGAGAAGCGCATGATGAAGGCGCTCATCTTCTACTGGGACGAGCAGCACTGGCCGCTCGCGCGCGAGGCGCTCGTGAAGGCCGATCGCGCCGATCTCATCGGGCGCGCGCCGCACTGCCTCGTCCCGCCCGACTATGGCGCGACGGCGTCCCGGGGACCGGCGCGACCCGCGACGCGACCGTGCGGCTCGAGCACGACGACGCCCCGGCGATCGCCGACCCGCGGCGGGCCCGGGGCGGGCGGAGGGCGACGGGGGCGCTAG